A window of Deinococcus aquaedulcis contains these coding sequences:
- the aceA gene encoding isocitrate lyase, translating to MTTNPSVPNPRTPAEILEKTWQTEERWQGIKRNYTAEDVVKLRGSLPIEHTLAKHGAQKLWRSMKEEPFVNALGALTGNQAMQQVKAGLKAIYLSGWQVAGDANNAGQMYPDQSLYPASSVPDVVKRINNTLRRADQIQHSEGKSDIDFFVPIVADAEAGFGGPLNAFELMKAMIEAGAAGVHFEDQLASEKKCGHLGGKVLVPTSQFIRTLNAARLAADVSGVPTVLIARTDADAANLLTSDVDDNDKPFCTGERTPEGFYYVKPGIEQAIARALAYAPYADVIWCETSVPNLEDARRFAEAVHAQFPGKLLAYNCSPSFNWKKNLDDETIAKFQVELGKLGYKFQFITLAGFHSLNMSMFDLAYGYARTQMSAFVELQEREFAAQERGFTAVKHQREVGTGYFDLVAQAAGGGQSSTTALAGSTEAQQFGKEKELVGAHD from the coding sequence CGTACGCCCGCTGAAATTCTCGAAAAGACCTGGCAGACCGAGGAGCGCTGGCAGGGCATCAAGCGCAACTACACGGCTGAGGACGTGGTGAAATTGCGCGGCAGCCTGCCCATTGAGCACACGCTGGCCAAGCACGGCGCCCAGAAGCTGTGGCGGTCCATGAAAGAAGAGCCCTTCGTGAACGCGCTGGGCGCCCTGACCGGCAACCAGGCCATGCAGCAGGTGAAAGCGGGCCTGAAAGCCATTTACCTGTCCGGGTGGCAGGTGGCGGGCGATGCCAACAACGCCGGGCAGATGTACCCCGACCAGAGCCTGTACCCGGCCTCCAGCGTGCCGGATGTGGTGAAGCGCATCAACAACACCTTAAGGCGTGCCGACCAGATTCAGCACAGCGAAGGCAAGAGCGACATTGATTTCTTCGTGCCCATCGTGGCCGACGCCGAAGCGGGCTTTGGCGGGCCCCTGAACGCCTTTGAGCTGATGAAGGCCATGATCGAGGCGGGGGCAGCGGGCGTGCATTTCGAGGATCAGCTCGCCAGCGAGAAGAAGTGCGGGCATCTGGGCGGCAAGGTGCTGGTCCCCACCAGCCAGTTCATCCGCACGCTGAACGCCGCGCGCCTCGCCGCCGATGTGAGCGGCGTGCCCACCGTGCTGATCGCCCGCACCGACGCCGACGCCGCCAACCTGCTGACCAGCGACGTTGACGACAATGACAAGCCCTTCTGCACCGGCGAGCGCACCCCGGAAGGCTTCTACTACGTCAAGCCCGGGATTGAGCAGGCCATTGCCCGCGCCCTGGCCTACGCCCCCTACGCCGACGTGATCTGGTGCGAAACCAGCGTGCCCAATCTGGAGGACGCCCGCAGGTTCGCCGAAGCGGTGCACGCCCAGTTCCCCGGCAAGCTGCTGGCCTACAACTGCTCGCCCAGCTTCAACTGGAAAAAGAACCTGGACGACGAGACCATTGCCAAGTTCCAGGTGGAACTGGGCAAGCTGGGGTACAAGTTCCAGTTCATCACCCTGGCGGGGTTCCACTCGCTGAACATGAGCATGTTCGATCTCGCCTACGGCTACGCCCGCACCCAGATGAGCGCCTTCGTGGAGCTGCAGGAGCGCGAATTCGCGGCCCAGGAGCGCGGGTTTACAGCAGTCAAGCACCAGCGCGAGGTGGGCACCGGTTACTTTGACCTGGTGGCGCAGGCGGCCGGCGGCGGCCAGAGCAGCACCACCGCCCTGGCCGGCAGCACTGAGGCCCAGCAGTTCGGTAAAGAAAAGGAGCTGGTTGGCGCCCACGACTGA
- a CDS encoding right-handed parallel beta-helix repeat-containing protein produces the protein MTTHFLSAALLGLTLLLGACTSPTAAPPLSPPVAAPAADTPAAPAPTAGRVLTVGPGKTYATIRAAVAVSRDGDTVRVDPGTYTNDFFEVNTRITIESTSGLARLVATVSPPNGKAIITTNTDVTLRGLELTGAKVADRNGAGVRYQGGHLVIEDSYLHGNENGLLANNAPLGSIRILRSEFARNGLGDPGQTHNLYVGEVGQLTFDRSYSHSAAVGHEFKSRARSTTITNSRLFDLQGTASYSIDVPNGGTLTVTGNVIEQGAQSQNSAILTYGTEGLLREGRTVNISNNVVVNRRATALGLLNPGKVPMTITNNTLYGLSVSQFLNGTSGTVSGNVVTTTAPVLDTSHPFTR, from the coding sequence ATGACGACCCACTTCCTTTCCGCTGCCCTGCTCGGTCTAACGCTTCTGCTGGGCGCCTGCACGTCCCCCACCGCCGCGCCGCCCTTGTCCCCACCTGTGGCTGCTCCCGCAGCAGACACGCCAGCGGCGCCGGCCCCCACTGCCGGGCGGGTGCTCACCGTGGGCCCTGGCAAGACCTACGCCACCATCCGCGCCGCTGTGGCTGTCTCCCGCGACGGCGATACGGTCCGCGTGGACCCCGGCACCTACACCAACGACTTTTTCGAGGTGAACACCCGCATCACCATCGAGAGCACCAGTGGGCTGGCGCGGCTGGTGGCGACCGTTTCCCCGCCCAACGGCAAGGCCATCATCACCACCAACACCGACGTGACTCTGCGCGGCCTAGAGCTGACAGGGGCAAAAGTGGCCGACCGCAACGGCGCGGGCGTGCGCTATCAGGGCGGGCACCTTGTCATTGAGGACAGTTACCTGCACGGCAACGAAAACGGGCTGCTGGCCAACAATGCGCCGCTGGGCAGCATCCGTATTCTCCGCTCGGAGTTCGCCCGCAATGGCCTGGGCGACCCGGGGCAAACCCATAACCTCTACGTGGGCGAGGTGGGCCAGCTGACCTTTGACCGCAGCTACTCCCACAGCGCCGCCGTGGGCCATGAATTCAAGAGCCGGGCGCGCAGCACCACCATTACGAACAGCCGCCTGTTCGACCTGCAGGGCACGGCCAGCTACAGCATTGACGTGCCCAACGGCGGCACCCTCACCGTGACCGGGAATGTCATTGAGCAGGGTGCCCAAAGCCAGAACTCTGCGATCCTTACCTACGGCACCGAAGGCCTGCTGCGCGAAGGCCGTACGGTGAACATCTCAAACAACGTGGTGGTCAACCGCCGTGCCACCGCCCTGGGCCTGTTGAACCCGGGCAAGGTGCCCATGACGATCACCAACAACACGCTGTATGGCCTGAGC